In one window of Desulfobacterales bacterium DNA:
- the coaD gene encoding pantetheine-phosphate adenylyltransferase: MQRVAIYPGSFDPVTNGHIDIVERGLKLFDKIIVAILHNPAKKSLFTVEERVELLTICLKNNPAIEIDSFGGLLVDYAARRNAQAILRGLRAVSDFEYEFQLALMNRRLNREVQTVFLMTGMRWIFTSSSIIKEAAQFGGNINGMVPAEVNKRLKEKFEKAS, translated from the coding sequence ATGCAAAGAGTTGCGATATATCCCGGATCCTTTGACCCGGTAACAAACGGTCATATCGATATCGTTGAGAGGGGGCTCAAGCTTTTTGATAAAATTATAGTGGCTATCCTTCACAATCCCGCCAAGAAATCACTTTTTACCGTTGAAGAGCGGGTCGAATTGCTTACGATATGTCTAAAAAATAATCCAGCCATAGAAATAGACTCATTTGGCGGTCTCCTGGTGGATTATGCCGCCAGGAGAAATGCCCAAGCCATTCTGCGCGGGCTTCGGGCCGTGTCGGATTTTGAGTATGAGTTTCAGTTGGCATTGATGAATCGCCGGTTAAACCGGGAAGTTCAGACGGTTTTTTTGATGACCGGGATGCGCTGGATTTTTACAAGCTCTTCGATCATAAAGGAGGCAGCGCAATTCGGCGGTAACATAAACGGCATGGTCCCGGCCGAGGTGAATAAAAGACTAAAGGAAAAATTCGAGAAAGCTTCATAA
- a CDS encoding 5-formyltetrahydrofolate cyclo-ligase, with the protein MEGIQEKKLEIRNETGKRLDALSDGDRLKKNKIITERLFDFANFLEAKISLLYMDLGYEVKTREIIKKCFNYNKVVVLPTFAEDNYRMKLMKIDNFDSSLRPGPRGVLEPNPARCKLVPIEQIDIAIIPGIAFDEKGGRIGSGKGYYDRLIPDLAITTRKVALAFEEQLTLQVPMESHDKHVDIIITDERIIYKI; encoded by the coding sequence ATGGAAGGAATTCAAGAGAAAAAACTTGAAATAAGAAATGAGACCGGCAAACGCCTGGATGCTCTCTCTGATGGCGACCGTCTAAAAAAAAATAAGATTATCACGGAGCGTCTTTTTGATTTCGCTAATTTTCTGGAAGCAAAAATTTCGTTGCTTTATATGGATTTGGGCTACGAAGTCAAAACCCGTGAAATTATAAAAAAATGTTTCAACTACAACAAGGTTGTTGTGTTGCCCACGTTTGCCGAAGATAATTATAGAATGAAATTAATGAAAATCGACAACTTTGATTCCAGCCTCCGTCCCGGCCCCCGGGGGGTTTTGGAACCAAACCCGGCAAGATGCAAGCTGGTTCCGATTGAACAAATTGATATCGCCATAATTCCCGGAATTGCATTCGACGAAAAAGGCGGCCGAATTGGATCCGGCAAAGGGTACTATGACAGATTGATTCCCGACCTGGCGATTACCACCCGTAAGGTGGCCCTGGCTTTTGAGGAACAGCTCACCCTGCAAGTCCCAATGGAATCGCATGATAAACATGTGGATATTATCATCACCGACGAAAGAATTATTTATAAAATATAG
- the serS gene encoding serine--tRNA ligase: MLEIKFVRQNIVQVQEALLNRGVVSDLEIFQGVESKRRSVLLDVEGLRHRRNVVSDQIAEMKKKKEDSTDLVGEMREVSARIKELDTLLSEYDEEINHILLGLPNLPHETVPVGKDSSANPVVKKVGTPPVFGFDPKPHYDLGESLKILDFERASKITGARFPLYFGAGAKLERALINFMLDIHTDAHGYLEVLPPFIVNRESMMHTGQLPKFEQDLFKLEGWDYYMIPTAEVPVTNIHQGEILDEDRLPVLYCAYTPCFRSEAGSYGKDTRGLIRQHQFNKVELVKFTTPESSYDELEKLLQNAETILSRLELPYQVICLCTGDLGFSAAKTYDLEVWMPSQNVYREISSCSNFEDFQARRGNIKLKRSGKKGTEFVHTLNGSGLAVGRTVAAILENNQQADGSVVIPKALRSYMNGKDVIRP; encoded by the coding sequence ATGTTGGAGATCAAGTTCGTCAGACAAAATATTGTCCAGGTCCAGGAAGCACTTCTAAACAGGGGTGTTGTTTCAGATTTAGAAATATTTCAGGGCGTTGAATCCAAACGGCGATCGGTCCTGCTCGACGTTGAAGGGCTTCGTCATCGACGCAATGTGGTATCGGACCAGATTGCTGAAATGAAAAAAAAGAAAGAAGATTCAACCGACCTTGTCGGCGAGATGCGGGAAGTTTCTGCCCGAATCAAGGAACTCGACACGCTTTTGTCTGAATATGATGAGGAAATTAATCACATACTTCTGGGGCTTCCCAACTTGCCCCACGAAACGGTTCCTGTTGGAAAAGACAGCAGCGCCAATCCTGTCGTGAAAAAAGTAGGCACCCCGCCGGTCTTTGGGTTTGACCCCAAGCCCCATTATGATTTGGGGGAAAGCTTGAAAATCCTTGACTTTGAAAGGGCTTCGAAAATTACCGGGGCACGTTTTCCGCTCTATTTCGGCGCCGGCGCCAAGTTGGAACGCGCCCTGATTAATTTTATGCTTGATATTCATACCGACGCGCATGGTTATCTGGAGGTTTTGCCGCCTTTCATCGTCAACCGTGAAAGTATGATGCATACGGGGCAGTTGCCTAAATTCGAACAAGACCTTTTTAAGCTGGAAGGTTGGGACTATTATATGATACCTACAGCAGAAGTGCCGGTAACGAATATCCATCAAGGGGAAATTCTGGATGAAGATCGATTGCCGGTATTGTACTGTGCCTATACGCCTTGTTTTCGTTCCGAAGCGGGCTCATACGGCAAGGATACCCGGGGACTGATTCGTCAGCATCAGTTTAATAAGGTTGAACTGGTAAAATTCACAACACCGGAATCATCGTATGACGAACTTGAGAAGCTGCTGCAAAACGCTGAAACCATTTTGTCCCGTCTTGAACTTCCCTACCAAGTGATTTGTCTGTGTACGGGAGATTTGGGGTTTTCGGCCGCAAAAACTTATGATTTAGAGGTTTGGATGCCGTCCCAGAATGTTTACCGCGAGATATCGTCCTGCAGCAATTTTGAAGATTTTCAGGCCAGGCGCGGAAATATCAAATTAAAGCGCAGTGGTAAAAAGGGGACCGAGTTTGTACATACCTTGAATGGGTCCGGGCTGGCGGTCGGGCGAACGGTCGCTGCCATACTTGAAAACAATCAGCAGGCGGACGGCTCTGTTGTCATACCCAAAGCGCTTCGGTCCTATATGAACGGAAAGGACGTTATCAGACCGTGA
- the thrC gene encoding threonine synthase, whose product MKLEKIPEEIRPHIIPKQGGRLIYRCLGCEAEYDINRLLYTCPACGQVLLIEDAGFGRLAEIPADKWHQIFDYRKMLNVLALKGIFLFYEFIGPVMPLDAIIYLGEGHTPMVEANSGLEDKVGLRFYFKNDGQNPSASFKDRGMASAFSYINHMVQSGSLSEVLAVCASTGDTSAAAALYASYLKPHVKSAVLLPHKKVTPQQLSQPLGSGAAVFEIPGVFDDCMKIVEDLSEKYNVALLNSKNAWRILGQESYAYEIAQYFEYDLTHKVVVVPIGNAGNITAVMNGFLKFFRAGIIQTLPKIIGVQSIHANPVFQYYQEPDAGKRKFRPMNVKPSVAQAAMIGNPVSMPRVIHLVDRYNAAVGMQKVFMVEVAEQAIMDWQLQANRNGHIACTHGGESLAGLLDAKQRGILEKDDIAVLDSTAHALKFSVFQEMYFDNSFPGEYEIEPQKAFANAPQLICPRDIELPAPGKPLQGEALKRFVERESDEIAKILDLKKL is encoded by the coding sequence GTGAAGCTTGAAAAGATTCCCGAAGAAATTCGCCCCCACATCATACCGAAACAGGGAGGTCGACTGATCTACCGCTGCCTGGGTTGTGAGGCTGAATATGATATCAACCGGTTATTATACACCTGTCCGGCGTGCGGACAGGTATTATTAATTGAAGATGCGGGGTTCGGTCGGTTGGCAGAAATTCCAGCCGATAAATGGCATCAGATTTTTGATTATCGTAAAATGCTGAATGTCCTTGCATTGAAGGGTATTTTTCTTTTCTATGAATTTATCGGACCGGTCATGCCTCTGGATGCGATTATATATTTGGGAGAGGGGCATACGCCGATGGTCGAGGCCAATTCGGGTTTGGAAGACAAGGTCGGTCTCAGGTTTTATTTTAAGAATGATGGCCAGAATCCCAGCGCTTCCTTTAAAGATCGGGGGATGGCAAGTGCTTTTAGTTATATCAACCATATGGTCCAAAGTGGGTCTCTTTCGGAGGTGCTGGCAGTTTGTGCTTCCACCGGAGATACTTCTGCCGCTGCAGCCTTATATGCATCCTATCTGAAGCCCCACGTTAAATCGGCGGTATTGCTTCCCCATAAAAAGGTTACCCCCCAGCAGCTCTCTCAACCGCTCGGCAGCGGCGCAGCGGTATTTGAAATCCCGGGGGTGTTTGATGATTGTATGAAAATTGTCGAGGATTTATCGGAAAAATACAATGTCGCCCTGCTGAATTCGAAAAATGCCTGGCGAATACTGGGGCAGGAGTCGTATGCGTATGAAATAGCGCAATATTTTGAGTATGATCTGACACATAAAGTGGTGGTGGTTCCCATTGGAAATGCAGGCAATATAACGGCAGTGATGAACGGGTTTTTAAAATTTTTCAGGGCCGGCATCATTCAAACCCTGCCAAAAATTATCGGCGTGCAGTCAATCCATGCCAACCCGGTTTTTCAGTATTACCAGGAGCCGGATGCCGGCAAGCGTAAATTTAGACCCATGAACGTTAAACCCAGTGTGGCCCAGGCCGCCATGATCGGAAATCCGGTATCCATGCCGCGGGTCATCCATTTGGTCGACCGTTACAATGCAGCGGTCGGTATGCAGAAAGTTTTCATGGTTGAAGTAGCGGAGCAGGCCATCATGGACTGGCAGCTTCAAGCCAATCGGAATGGCCATATTGCCTGTACCCATGGGGGCGAATCGTTGGCCGGACTTTTGGATGCGAAACAGCGGGGGATTTTAGAAAAAGATGATATAGCCGTCCTGGATTCGACTGCGCATGCGCTTAAATTTTCAGTTTTTCAAGAGATGTATTTTGACAATTCATTTCCGGGTGAATACGAAATCGAACCCCAAAAAGCGTTCGCCAACGCGCCCCAATTGATTTGTCCAAGGGATATAGAACTACCGGCTCCCGGCAAACCACTGCAAGGGGAAGCCCTTAAACGGTTTGTTGAACGCGAGAGCGATGAAATTGCAAAGATACTGGATCTAAAAAAGTTATAA
- a CDS encoding DedA family protein — MLRRLYDWVLHWADTPYGTWALFLLAFCESSFFPIPPDILLIALAVAAPKKSFKYALVCSIGSVLGGCFGYLIGWRFMETIGNKIILFYDFGDKFNYIRQLYQSYDAWAVGVAGFTPIPYKVFTISAGAFRINFPVFLFASVVSRSARFFLVGGLIYRFGPKIQAFIEKYFNILAIVFTVLLIAGFVAIKYLL; from the coding sequence ATGTTGCGTCGACTCTATGACTGGGTCCTGCATTGGGCCGATACCCCATACGGTACATGGGCCCTATTTCTGCTTGCTTTTTGTGAATCCTCTTTTTTTCCTATCCCGCCGGATATTTTATTAATCGCCTTGGCAGTGGCCGCCCCTAAAAAATCATTCAAGTATGCGCTGGTCTGTTCGATTGGGTCTGTCCTGGGTGGATGTTTCGGCTACTTGATCGGGTGGCGGTTTATGGAGACAATCGGAAACAAAATTATTTTGTTCTATGACTTTGGAGATAAATTTAATTATATCAGACAATTATATCAGTCATATGATGCCTGGGCGGTGGGCGTTGCCGGTTTTACCCCGATACCATACAAGGTGTTTACGATTTCGGCCGGGGCCTTCCGCATCAATTTCCCGGTCTTCCTATTTGCCTCTGTGGTTTCGAGGTCCGCTCGCTTCTTTTTGGTCGGCGGATTGATCTACCGATTTGGGCCCAAGATTCAAGCTTTTATCGAAAAATATTTCAATATTCTGGCAATTGTCTTTACCGTCTTGCTGATTGCCGGGTTTGTTGCAATAAAATATCTCTTGTAG
- a CDS encoding protein-L-isoaspartate(D-aspartate) O-methyltransferase, producing MQRVAVKYKRLRDEMVQNQIEARGINDPRVLAAFRKIPRHLFVSEALMDQSYGDFPLPIGEQQTISQPFIVAEMTQALALHKDDRVLEIGTGSGYQAAILAEIVFRVYTIERIYPLYVKTRKLFDKLQYHNIVTKYSDGTTGWPDESPFDAIIVTAGAPRIPETLIKQLAIGGRMVIPVGNQSSQDLMKVSKTTSGIQTTSLGGCRFVKLMGEHGWRT from the coding sequence ATGCAGAGAGTTGCTGTCAAATACAAACGGTTGCGCGACGAGATGGTTCAAAATCAAATCGAAGCCCGCGGTATTAACGATCCTCGGGTTTTGGCCGCCTTTCGTAAAATTCCCCGGCATTTATTTGTCAGCGAAGCCTTAATGGACCAATCCTATGGCGATTTTCCGCTGCCGATCGGTGAACAGCAGACCATCTCCCAACCATTCATTGTGGCCGAAATGACCCAAGCGTTGGCACTTCACAAAGATGATCGGGTACTTGAAATCGGGACCGGTTCGGGCTACCAGGCCGCCATTCTTGCCGAGATCGTTTTTCGTGTTTATACGATAGAAAGAATATACCCCTTGTATGTGAAAACACGCAAGCTTTTTGACAAACTTCAGTATCACAATATCGTTACCAAATATTCCGACGGTACAACCGGCTGGCCTGACGAAAGTCCTTTTGATGCAATCATCGTTACGGCCGGCGCACCACGTATTCCGGAAACCTTGATTAAGCAACTCGCCATCGGCGGTCGGATGGTAATTCCGGTTGGCAACCAGTCCTCTCAAGACCTTATGAAAGTGTCTAAAACTACCAGCGGTATTCAGACGACCAGCCTGGGAGGCTGTCGGTTTGTTAAACTTATGGGCGAACACGGCTGGAGAACGTAA
- a CDS encoding potassium channel protein, with the protein MDSTRHIILSVLMAALVVIMGTVGYMLFEGWDFLDSAYMTVTTLATVGYGEVHKVSRIGQVYTMVLIIVGVGFFLYVIGAVVQFMVEGRIRTILGRRRLDKKIDKLKNHYIVCGYGRIGMVLCKSLLTNPIDLVVIDNKPDLETELMEDGFVYVSGDATDEAILLKAGIKRAKGLIAVLGTDAENVFLVLTARQLNPDIFIMARATYSKSKSKLKAAGADKVESPYEMGAVNMAQRIIRPTVTSFLDLAFTYKNKDIQMEEIPISVSSKLANIALKDSGIRQQFNLIIIAIKKRDGSMLFNPSFETVICGGDTVIAVGEENNLQKLEKILNSDE; encoded by the coding sequence ATGGACAGCACTCGTCATATCATATTGTCTGTATTGATGGCGGCATTGGTCGTCATCATGGGAACCGTCGGTTACATGCTGTTTGAAGGGTGGGACTTTTTAGATTCCGCCTATATGACGGTCACGACCCTTGCAACAGTGGGATACGGCGAAGTCCACAAAGTGAGTAGAATCGGCCAGGTCTATACAATGGTGCTGATCATTGTTGGGGTGGGTTTTTTTCTGTATGTCATCGGGGCTGTGGTACAGTTTATGGTTGAGGGACGCATTCGGACCATATTGGGGAGGAGAAGGTTGGATAAAAAAATCGACAAATTAAAAAATCATTACATCGTATGCGGATATGGGCGTATCGGCATGGTGCTTTGTAAAAGTTTGCTGACCAACCCGATTGACCTGGTGGTGATTGACAACAAACCGGATCTTGAGACAGAGCTGATGGAAGACGGTTTTGTCTATGTGTCGGGAGATGCGACGGATGAAGCCATACTGCTTAAAGCCGGGATCAAACGGGCAAAAGGGCTGATTGCCGTTTTGGGCACAGACGCAGAAAATGTGTTTCTGGTCCTGACAGCCAGGCAATTAAATCCGGATATTTTTATAATGGCCCGGGCAACCTACAGCAAATCCAAATCCAAGCTAAAAGCGGCCGGAGCGGATAAAGTGGAATCACCTTATGAAATGGGTGCGGTCAATATGGCCCAGCGAATTATTCGGCCAACTGTTACCAGTTTTTTAGACCTGGCTTTTACATACAAAAATAAAGATATCCAAATGGAAGAGATCCCCATCAGCGTTTCGTCTAAACTGGCAAATATTGCCTTGAAAGATTCAGGTATCCGCCAACAATTTAACCTGATTATCATTGCGATAAAAAAGAGAGATGGGAGCATGCTCTTTAACCCATCCTTTGAAACGGTTATTTGTGGCGGGGATACGGTTATTGCGGTCGGGGAGGAAAATAACCTGCAAAAACTCGAGAAGATCTTAAACAGCGACGAATGA
- a CDS encoding vitamin B12-dependent ribonucleotide reductase — protein sequence MAVSISKNANIVLEKRYLKKDAEGNIVETPEELFTRVAGSIAAADAILDPSADVKKTEEKFLNMLSRMWFLPNSPTLMNAGRSLGQLAACFVLPIEDSMESIFETLKHTAMIHKSGGGTGFSFSNIRPERDVVSTTAGVSSGPISFMSVFDIATETVKQGGTRRGANMGVLRVDHPDIEAFIKFKNDLGRLNNFNISVALTNKFMDALNGGKDFELINPRNGKTARLLSAKDVFDKIVDSAWQSGEPGVIFIDRMNESNPTPHIGAIEATNPCGEQPLLPYESCTLGSINLSQMVVKKDLSVNRLTQTVQAAVHFLDNVIELNRYPLERIEKMSKSNRKIGLGVMGFADMLIKLGIPYDSDEAVLQAERVMSIILKEARNASAIRAKMFGNFPFYKGSVFDAPETPFMRNATTTTIAPTGTISIIAGASSGIEPIFAVAHVRRVLDGELLPEMHALFIQAAKKHGFYSKELAAEISKTGSVQGVDAVPSHIQKIFKTSHDISPEWHIKIQAAFQKYTDNAVSKTVNCAASATREDVAQVYLSAYKAGCKGVTIYRDGSRGQQVLNVGAVLHEASKIAPRARPERTTGSTERIRTGCGKLYVTVNSDDAGICEVFAQMGKTGGCASSQIEAAGRLVSLALRSGVKADAIVKQLIGIRCPSPSWQNGKIVLSCPDAMAQVLKNITGVDISENSDVMMGVCPECSSVMVHEEGCMVCHACGFSKCS from the coding sequence ATGGCTGTATCCATATCAAAAAATGCTAACATAGTACTGGAAAAACGGTACTTAAAAAAAGATGCCGAAGGGAACATTGTCGAGACCCCTGAGGAATTGTTCACCCGGGTTGCCGGGAGTATTGCCGCTGCGGATGCAATTCTTGACCCCTCCGCCGATGTAAAAAAAACAGAAGAAAAATTTCTGAACATGTTAAGCCGGATGTGGTTTTTGCCGAATTCACCCACGCTGATGAATGCCGGGCGAAGCCTGGGGCAGCTGGCGGCCTGTTTTGTCCTACCCATCGAAGATTCCATGGAGAGCATTTTTGAAACATTGAAGCACACCGCAATGATTCATAAAAGCGGCGGTGGAACCGGCTTTTCTTTTTCTAATATCCGGCCGGAACGGGATGTGGTTTCTACAACGGCAGGGGTTTCCAGCGGGCCGATTTCATTTATGTCCGTTTTTGACATTGCCACAGAGACCGTAAAGCAGGGGGGAACCCGACGCGGTGCCAACATGGGGGTTCTGAGGGTGGATCACCCGGATATCGAAGCTTTTATTAAATTCAAAAACGACCTCGGGCGGCTGAATAATTTTAACATTTCGGTGGCCCTCACAAACAAATTTATGGATGCCCTGAACGGGGGCAAGGACTTCGAATTAATCAACCCCAGAAACGGAAAAACGGCCCGGCTTCTTTCAGCCAAGGATGTTTTCGACAAGATTGTTGATTCCGCCTGGCAGTCGGGTGAACCCGGTGTTATTTTTATTGATCGAATGAATGAAAGCAATCCGACGCCGCACATCGGGGCCATTGAAGCAACCAACCCGTGCGGCGAACAGCCCTTGTTGCCGTATGAGTCCTGTACCCTGGGATCCATCAATCTTTCTCAGATGGTAGTGAAAAAGGATTTGAGTGTAAACCGATTGACCCAAACAGTCCAGGCGGCTGTACATTTTCTGGATAACGTCATCGAATTAAATAGATATCCCCTTGAGCGTATCGAAAAAATGAGTAAAAGCAACCGTAAAATCGGACTCGGTGTGATGGGATTTGCCGACATGTTGATAAAACTGGGGATCCCCTATGATTCTGATGAGGCGGTTCTCCAGGCAGAGCGGGTGATGTCAATTATTTTAAAAGAGGCCAGGAATGCCTCGGCTATCCGCGCTAAAATGTTCGGGAATTTTCCCTTTTATAAGGGCAGCGTCTTTGATGCCCCCGAAACGCCTTTTATGCGAAACGCCACAACGACGACGATTGCCCCAACCGGAACCATCAGCATTATCGCCGGGGCTTCCAGCGGCATCGAACCGATTTTTGCCGTGGCACATGTCCGGCGAGTTCTGGACGGTGAATTGCTACCGGAGATGCACGCGCTTTTTATTCAGGCTGCGAAAAAACACGGATTTTACAGCAAGGAACTGGCCGCTGAAATTTCAAAGACCGGTTCGGTGCAAGGCGTTGACGCTGTTCCAAGCCATATTCAGAAAATTTTTAAAACATCCCACGACATTTCTCCCGAGTGGCATATCAAAATTCAGGCGGCTTTTCAGAAATACACCGATAATGCGGTTTCAAAAACGGTAAATTGTGCTGCAAGCGCCACCCGTGAAGATGTTGCTCAGGTTTATCTTTCAGCATACAAGGCCGGCTGCAAGGGGGTAACCATATACAGGGATGGAAGCCGTGGACAGCAGGTGTTGAATGTGGGGGCAGTTCTCCATGAAGCCAGTAAAATTGCGCCGCGCGCCAGGCCTGAGCGCACCACCGGGAGTACCGAACGTATTCGGACCGGATGCGGAAAGCTCTATGTTACGGTAAATTCCGATGATGCCGGCATCTGTGAAGTCTTTGCACAGATGGGAAAAACCGGCGGGTGTGCCTCTTCGCAAATTGAAGCTGCCGGACGATTGGTATCCCTGGCGTTACGGTCCGGTGTGAAAGCGGATGCAATTGTCAAACAGCTTATCGGTATCCGCTGCCCTTCGCCTTCCTGGCAAAACGGCAAGATCGTTCTGTCTTGCCCGGATGCCATGGCGCAGGTCCTCAAAAATATAACCGGGGTAGATATTTCCGAAAACAGTGATGTCATGATGGGCGTATGCCCGGAATGCAGCAGCGTCATGGTTCATGAGGAGGGGTGTATGGTCTGCCATGCGTGCGGGTTTTCCAAATGCAGTTAG
- the rsmD gene encoding 16S rRNA (guanine(966)-N(2))-methyltransferase RsmD — translation MYQRTFQLRIIGGNLKGKKLFSPQGKTVRPTADRLRETIFNILSDKVPGAVVLDLFSGTGAFGIESLSREAKQAVFVEKSRDALHVIQRNIQAGALEKQTQVIKWDIAKNLNCLRRIPFRYDLVFMDPPYDRDMVQKGLNNLYLSGCVHQEGCIVIEHSASEPIPENTKEFAIFDQRKYGKTLVTFLTNVL, via the coding sequence ATTTATCAGAGGACTTTTCAATTGAGAATCATCGGAGGCAATTTAAAAGGGAAAAAACTTTTCTCGCCTCAAGGCAAAACAGTAAGACCGACAGCAGATAGGCTTCGGGAGACCATATTTAATATCCTTTCTGATAAGGTTCCGGGCGCTGTTGTGCTGGATCTGTTTTCCGGAACGGGCGCTTTCGGTATCGAATCGCTAAGCCGGGAGGCCAAACAAGCAGTATTTGTCGAAAAATCAAGGGATGCCTTGCACGTAATTCAGCGTAACATCCAGGCCGGCGCTCTTGAAAAGCAGACACAGGTCATCAAATGGGATATTGCAAAAAATCTGAACTGTCTCCGAAGAATACCGTTCAGGTATGATTTGGTATTTATGGATCCGCCCTACGACCGGGATATGGTGCAAAAGGGGCTAAATAATCTTTACCTTAGCGGTTGTGTGCACCAAGAGGGCTGCATTGTGATTGAGCACAGCGCTTCAGAGCCAATCCCGGAAAATACTAAGGAATTTGCCATTTTCGATCAGCGCAAATACGGAAAAACGCTTGTTACCTTTTTAACCAATGTGCTATAG